In Fusarium fujikuroi IMI 58289 draft genome, chromosome FFUJ_chr02, the genomic stretch TTAGGAGAAACCAAACACCTTTAGCACTTACAAAGACTGAGCCAGCatccttttgcttcttgttaAAGTTTACAAGATGATCTGTCTTGCACGATGTGCCTCTAATGGAAACAAATAGGGTGTTTGTGTCTTCTGATTTCCATATTGAAGTGGCTTTGACTGTTCCAGTGATTGAAGGGGTCCGAGAGATCACCGGTACGAGGTCACCCCCAGGATGGACATCTGGTTTGTAGGCGGAGCATGCGCATCTGCAGGCTGCAAGCAAAAGCTCCAGTAAATCACGATCCCTGCAAAAGTTCGATTAGATCTAGAAGACACTCGCTCTATTCGGGTAGGAAGAGGTACCCAGTCCATGGCTGTGAGGTTTGCTCATCAACCTTTGAGTTTTCATACTTGGATATCTCTTTGGCAAGCCGTGACAGGTGAAACTGTAACAAGTCTCCATGTTCTCCTGATTCAAGCTTCTATCAGCATGCTAGACATTTTTCATGTGAGCCTCCTACCCTGGTCATCCAACTGATCGAGTACAAAGTCCAGGCATTCCAGCAGCTCAGTCACAGCCACCGAGAACGCTTGTGAGTTGGCGCTGAATTCTGCTTGCGATGTTGGCGCTGAGGCAGCAGCTGCAATTGAGGTCTTTGTGATCGCTCTTGCATTTCGACCTTTCAGAAATCTCGAAGCCCACATTGTGTAAATATCTCTATTACTCGTGATAGAAGGGTCAAATTCTCTGCGATGGGAGGGAGTCAAGATGATGCCTTGCTGCGCCACGTGCTACAGCCGCTCCCAGATTGGTCAATCGGCTCTCAGGCTAGTACCCACTCGGACTAACCATATCGGGCGACTTAGATTTGGCCATTTAACTGCCTGCCTAGAATAAGAGTTCAATATTTAATGAACATTTAGATTTAGTACTATAGAGTCATcataaaaaggaaagactctataataaagaacttagACTTTAAGTAGCTCTTAGTATTTTAGCTCTTAAGCCCTATTTGTCCTGAGAATAATGTCCCTCTCATCCCATCtaacatcttcttcctttccatCCTTACTCAACGCATCCTCCTTCATTGCTCAATCTCCTCTTACCTTTCTTGAttacttactttattagAAGTATCAAGGAAGCCACCACGAAATCCTTTAGACATTTTTTCCTTCCCTTTTCAAGCAATCCCTGTAGATCCAGACATCTTCCAACCCCAAGTCCCCTgtcttttcctttcctctGACCACATTCAGCCATAATGCCACAACTCTCAGCTTCGGATAAGCATCAACttatcaccaagatcaaagatGGGTCCTTTGTGTTGGGCAATCTCAGCGTCGAAAGATGCCCCAAACTTGAGACCGCAGAGGTCTCGCGGGAAGTCCTGAAGCAAGTCTACGCGCTGATGGTGGACGAAGTCTCCAAGGTTTTCCATTTGGACAAGACTGAAGCCATGCTATGCTTCAAGAGATGTGTCAAAAAGCTCGTCCGTGGTGAGCCTCTACAGGCGAGAAGCTTGGACGAGTACAAGGGATGGAACAAAGTCAAGAAACACCCCCTGACCATCATGCACCTACAATCCCAAACTGGGGATTTAGCTTGCACCCCAGCTCCTCATCTCGTATTGTGATACTCACCATTCGCCATGCGCAAGTCAACATGACCTTGAAGAGCTAATGAACTAAATAAATCTCTAAAGCGGAAAGACTGGAGTAACATAGTAACCATTCTCGGAAAAGGACAACACTGCAACGCAAGTGCTCAACAGGCGCTCGAGTATTCTAAGATCTATAACTTCGCCCCCTCGGCCCGCCTCTTCTCTCGCTCCTTGTCCCTGAGCAGTCGACGAAGGATCTTTCCGCTTGGACTCTTGGGTATAACCTCCAGGAACTCTACACCTCCTCTAAGTTGTTTATATGAAGCCTTGTTATCTGCAACATGCTTCATGATATCATTGGCCACCTGGCCTTCGTCCAAAGACTCAGCCAAAGCACTCTTGACAACAAAGGCTTTTGGTACCTCTCCTGACCTCTCATCGGGTACTTGGATCACAGCACAGTCAAGGACATGAGGGCTCGTCAGAATGTGAGCCTCAAGCTCCGCAGGCGCAACCTGATGGCCCTGTAAATAGTCAGTATTGGCTGCACTAGTGGGTAAGTGTTTCACgtaccttgaccttgatcagTTCCTTGATTCTGTCAACAATCACAATATGTTCATGACCAGAGGGAGCTAGAGTCACGATAGCCTCGTCCCCAGTACGGATGTACCTTCCATCTTCGTGATGTATAAAGGTCTCAGAGGTAGCTTTCTCGTTATTCAAATAGCCCAGCACAACTGATGGGGCATGAACGAGGAGCTCGCCTGGCTTGTCATATTCAGTAACTTCGTTGCCCTGAAgatcaatgatcttggctttggcacCAGGCAACAAGGAACCAGACCCTTTTGTAtaaacatcatcttcgcttGAGGAAGTGACGACAGTAGAAGTTTCCGTCATACCTTGGTGCTGTCAGTCATATTTCTTGGAAATTTATGGTGGATAGCTCACCATATGCTTGGGCGATTGTCCAATCCGGGTAGAGCTTCTTCATATCCGAAATTGTTTCTTCACCTAGAGGCGCTGCACCGCAGTAGACAAACTGAACACTGCTTAGGTCGTACTTGGCGCAGATATCCTTGAATCGTAGGACTTGGATGATAATCGGCGGGACCTTGGAGGACTGTCAGTAAGGGGTAATGCGTGTACAGGTCCCAGAATAACTCACCACCAGCAGCTGCCGGATCTTGAACTCTTGGACAGACTTGAGGAAGTCGTTGAACTCAAATTTCGGGAGAACAATAATTTGGTCACCTCGCCAAGTGCAAGTATGAGCTGCAATAACAAGGCCGTAAATATgagagaagggcaagaatcCTGTCACTGCTTGTGTTTCTACACCCTTCTTCCGTCTAGCAACAGAGTCATAGGTAACGTGCTGTAACACATTCGAGATAACGTTCCTATGAGATATCATCACAGCTTTCTGTATTATGTTAGCATATACCATAGCTACGAAAGGAATGATCTTACCGGTAAGCCTGAAGTTCCACTCGAGAAGCATAGAAAGGCCGTCTGGCGTGCACCCTGACCTTGAACCCACTGAAGCTTCTCCAGTTCTGCAAGTTTCGAGCCTTCATTGATAAGATCCTCGATAGAAGCATATTTGAAACTTGTGGTAGGTTCAGCCTGCGGTATGTCGAACAGGTAGATGTTTTCATCTGATATGCCGAcgttcttggctgcttcaaGTGCTACCCCGAGTAAAGGTGTGCAAGTAAGAAGAGCCTTGGCCCCTGATGCCTTGAGTTGATGAGTCAGTTCATCAGAGGAGTAAGCAGCATTGGCTGGCGTTGCTATGCCGTTGAGTCGGTGGACGCCATAGATGGCAGTTACAAAGTCAATCTAAAGCCAAGTATCAGGTAGCCGTCCTCAAACAGACGGTCATATACGTACTGTGTTCAAAGAGAAGATAGCCAAAACCTTATCCCATGGCATTCCTTCATTCGGCTGCCATTGAAGACGCTTTGCCAGAGCTCTTGCAAAGGACTCTGATCGCTCAAACAGTTCCGGTGACGAGTATGAGCGACCGGTGATACCGCAAGTGAATGGATGTCTGCTCTTGGCAATGGGTTGGCGACCATACGCCTCATTCTTCATAAATTCAGCAATGGGTATCGAATCCGGAGGATCTCCAATATGTCAGCAATGGGAAGTTCCATCAATTGAGGCACGCGACTCACCAATTGGGAGCTGAGGCACCCAGCTTGGAGAAGTAAACACCATGGTGATATGAGGGCCTTGTTTTTCGCACGACCAAACGCGTTACGAACTATGATAGGTTGGAATGATATCAAGACAGCCAGAATGAATTTCTTATTGAAGAACATCGGCAAGCCAGCGAGTCAGCAACCTAACGTCATGAAAACAAATTGTGGTGGAGCTTTTGGCGGAACTACACTCTTATAGGAAAACCGAGAGCATTGCCATCTCAGATCGCGGCCAATCCCCCGCATTCTCCAGATTATTAGAGGTGGATTTCTAAGCCAACCATAGGTTCTCGTTGCCTCGCAGAACCTCGGTAGAAATCCTACCGAAACGCGTCCGTGTCTGGGAAAGGAAACCGAGCTGGCGACAGCTCTCGGTAAGCCGAACAATAGGACATGATTTAGGCTCGACTACCGCTACCTATACTCCAGTGAGAAATATCGACGTTAATCACCATATTCAAATTATCGAGCAAgtttcatcatggctgtcaCGAATTCCGAAAGAGTACCAGCAACCATGTTTGCGTGGAGAAAACACAAAGGAAGTCCGAAGCCGGTAATTATGCCAACTCACAACTTTCATAAAAAATGCATTAACATATTCGAGGTTTTTGAAGAAGTGCCCGTTCCCAAAGTGTCCCCAAATGGCATTCTTTGTAAGATGCTGGCATCTGGAGGTAGTAACCGTCTTCTCTGGTAGTTCACTAAATTCTGACCAATAATTTAGTTTGTAGAAGCGACCATTCTCTCCTTACGATAGAAAAGCAAGCATCTTGGTTC encodes the following:
- a CDS encoding probable phenylacetyl-CoA ligase, translating into MVFTSPSWVPQLPIDPPDSIPIAEFMKNEAYGRQPIAKSRHPFTCGITGRSYSSPELFERSESFARALAKRLQWQPNEGMPWDKVLAIFSLNTIDFVTAIYGVHRLNGIATPANAAYSSDELTHQLKASGAKALLTCTPLLGVALEAAKNVGISDENIYLFDIPQAEPTTSFKYASIEDLINEGSKLAELEKLQWVQGQGARQTAFLCFSSGTSGLPKAVMISHRNVISNVLQHVTYDSVARRKKGVETQAVTGFLPFSHIYGLVIAAHTCTWRGDQIIVLPKFEFNDFLKSVQEFKIRQLLVVPPIIIQVLRFKDICAKYDLSSVQFVYCGAAPLGEETISDMKKLYPDWTIAQAYGMTETSTVVTSSSEDDVYTKGSGSLLPGAKAKIIDLQGNEVTEYDKPGELLVHAPSVVLGYLNNEKATSETFIHHEDGRYIRTGDEAIVTLAPSGHEHIVIVDRIKELIKVKGHQVAPAELEAHILTSPHVLDCAVIQVPDERSGEVPKAFVVKSALAESLDEGQVANDIMKHVADNKASYKQLRGGVEFLEVIPKSPSGKILRRLLRDKEREKRRAEGAKL